A region of the Kribbella sp. NBC_01245 genome:
GGACGGTCACCTCCGCCAGCGGATCCCCTGCGAAATACCACGAGTGGTCGCGTTCGTACACGACGTACTGCCCGAACAGGCCCGAGCCGATCAGAGCCGCGACGGCGTCGAGTGGTTCGAACGGCCCGGGCACGACTTCTTCGTTGTAGGTGGTCACTTTTGGACCTCCAGTGGTTCGCCGATCAGGGAGGCCAAGCGCGTCACGTGTGGTGGCGTGACGCAGGAGAAATGGTTGCCGCCGACATCGGTCACGGTGAAGTCGCCAAGGCAGACGTCCTGCCAGAAGCCGAGCGTGATCTCGTCCATGCCCGGCGCGAAACCCGAGCCCTCGGTGGGCCGCAAGTAGCGGATGTCACCGAAGTACGACGGCGGGGTGAACCGGGCCGATAGGAAGCTCTGGCGAAATACCCGGAACATACCCGCCACCATCTCGGGCGGCATCGGCTTGTTGGCGATCTCGGTCGCGGCCTGCGCGTACCGGGCGAACCGCTCGTCCGGCGTACAGGCGGCCATCCGGCGGTAGAACTCGGCGACCTGGTCCAGTTCCGGGTCTCCCCCGACCTGCTGGAGCGAGCCCGCCGGCATCCGGCCGCCGTTACGCTCCATCGCCTGCATGAACCCGCGAACCGCCGCATCGCCATCGACCGGGCCGAACCCTAGCTGGTCCGCGGACAACCCGATATTGGGCGCGAAGACCGTCTCGATCATCAGGTCGTCGCCGATGTCGAACGCGACCGGATGACTGCTCGCCAGCACCAGGTCGACCACGTCGATCCCCTGCTCTGCAAGCCTTCTCGCGACTTCGAGCGCGTACATGCCGCCCAGGCAGTAGCCGATCAACTGGACCTGTTGGTGGCCCTCGGCAATGACCTCTGCCACGATCCGGCGCGCATAGTCGTCGGCGGCCGTCTCGATCACCACGGCGGGATCGTGTGAGCAGAAGACCTCGGTGTCGTTGATGACGATGCCGATCAGCGAGCCGCGATCCTGCGCGACGAGCTCGGCGGCCAGCGGGCGGTAGCACTCCATCGTGCCGAGGCCCGCGTGGAACATCACCCGCAGCGGGCCTTCACTCACGCCACCGAATGGGATCAGTACGGCGTTGCTGTCCTCGGCCTTCTTACCGGGCTGAAGCGGCGCGAGCTGTCCCGGCTTCAGGAAGTCTGCCAGCGCCGCGAGAGTCGGTGCGTTGAGCAACTGCCTCAGCAACGTGTCGAACGGAATACTCGTTGCCTCGGGCAACTCCTCGCGCAGCCGACCGGCCATTCGGGCCATGATCAGTGAATCGGCGCCGAGGTCGAAGAAGCTCTCGGTCCTGCCGACTTGGCCGACCGACAGAGCCGACGCCCAGAGAGCAGCCAGCTTCGACTCGAGTTCCGACAGCGGCTCGTCCTGGCCCGCGGCACGGTCGATACCGGTCGCGGTCGGGCGCCAGGTCTGGAGCTTTCGGCGGTCGACTTTGCCGTTGCCGGTGAGCGGCAGCGCGTCCACGACCTGCAGGTGGGACGGGATCATATGGGCGGGCAGGCGTTCGGCCAGGTGGCCGAGAAGTTCCTGCTCCGAGACGCGTGCGCGGTCGGTCTTGAAGTGGGCCGCGAAGAGGTGGAGGTTCTGCGCGGCGAGGGCGTGATCGTCGTCGGGTAGGCAGACGACCTCGTCCGCTCCGGCCCGTCGCAACGCCGCGACCCAGCCGTCGCGATCCAGGTACGACGGTCCCTCGGCCCGCAACGTGTCGCCGGGCTCGGTCATCATGAACGCCTGCGAGGCGAGGATCCACGGGTGCTCGCGCGTGGGCTCGGTGATGACCAGCCAACCGCCGGGCGCGAGCAGGTCGGTGAGGTTGGCCAGGGCCGCGTCGATATCACGCGCGTTCTCCAGTACGCCTGCCGCGAGCACGACGTCGAACGAACCCGGCGCGATGCCCTGGGCCCGGTGTTCCGCGTCCACGTCGAAGACGCCGTACCGGATCCAGCTCAGGTCGCCGTACCGGCTGCGGGCCTGTGGCAGGAAGAACGGCGACACGTCGGTGAAGAGGTAGTCGACGTCGAAACCGCGAAGCACGTCGACGACACCCTGGGTGGTGCCGCCCGTGCCCGCGCCGGCCTCGAGGATGCGGAGGCTGGGCCGGTCCGAGATGGCCGCGATCCGGTGCATCATCGTGCTGACGGCCTTGTTCAGGTACTGCGCGGCGACGTTGCCCCGGTAGAGCGAGTCGGCCGTATCGAACCGGCCCTCGGGGAACAGCAGCGCGACCGGGTCCTGCTCGCCGGCCAGCAACCCGGGCAGCGCTCGGGTGTTGCTGCGGAGATACGCGAGAAATTCCGGATCGCCGAGTCCCTTCGCCCACTCGGCCTCGGCCGCCTGCCAGGCCGCCTCGGCATCCACATCCTTCGCCTTGGAATAGCGGCCGCCTTCAAGTGCGAGCTGACCGAGTTCTACGAGTACGGCGAGCCAGCGGTGGACGAGCCACTGGAAGCGCGGGTCGATCCCTTGTGTCCGCACGACGTCGTCGGCGCTGTGGCTGGTGGCGCCGTTGAAAAGGCCCAGGCCTTGCAGGGCGGCGAGCATTTCGGCGCCGACGGCCTGGTCGAGGTGCTCGGTGTACGCGCCGACCGTCTCCGGATCGACCGGGCCGATGGCCTGGTCGGCGGCGGTTCGCACGATCGCGGTCATGCGGTCGAGGTTGAGCGGCTCGGGCGTCGTACGACGTGGTTCGACGGCGGCGAACAGGCCGCGGTCATCGCCGTTGCCGTCCACGACGACGCCCGCGGCCGAGACGGCCGGATGGTCCAGCAGGGCCGCCTCGATCTCGCCCAGCTCGATCCGGTGGCCGCGCAGTTTGACCTGGTTGTCCTCGCGGCCGAGGAACTCGATCTCACCACCCGGCAGATACCGGCCGAGGTCGCCGGTGCGGTAAAGGCGCTCGCCATTCGGATCGGTGACGAAGCGGTACGCCGTGGTCTCGTCGTCGCCGAGGTAGCCCTGCGCGAGACCGGCGCCGGAGATGTACAGCTCACCTGGCACCCACACCGGGCAATCCCGGCCCGCGGGGTCGAGCACGCGGAAACCCTGGTTCGTCAGGGGTACGCCGTACGGGATGCTCTTCCAGCCGGGCCGCAATCCCTGGTACCGGTGGTAGTTCGACCAGATGGCGGCCTCGGTCGCGCCGCCCATCGCGATGATCTCGAGACCGGGAATGCGGGCGATCATCTCGTCCGGCAGCGTGATCGGGATCCAGTCGCCGGACAACAGGACAAGGCGCAACGTCGACAGCTCGGCCTGCTCGGTCGCGGCGTACGTCGAGAGCATCTGCAGCAGCGCCGGGACGGAGTTCCACACCGTGACGCCGTGTGCCGCGATCAGCTCGGCCCAGTGCGACGGGTCGGCCCGGCGATCGGCGTCCGGGATGACCAGCGTGCCGCCGACGGCGAGCGGGCCGAAGATGTCGTACACGGACAGGTCGAAGCCGAGATTCGCCAGGCCGAGCACCGTGTCGACCGCGGTGATGCCGAAGCGGCGGTTGACGTCGTCGATCGTGTTGGCGGCCGCTCGATGGCTGAGTACGACGCCCTTGGGTTTGCCGGTCGAGCCGGACGTGTAGATGACGTACGCCGGATCGTCGGGATCACCTGGTGTGTCCTGCAAAGGCGCCACCGGCAATTGGTCGACAGCGATCGCGTCCGCTATGTCCAACCACGATTGCGTCAGGACATGCCGTACGCCGGCATCGCGCAGGATGGCCTCGCGGCGCAGGACGGGCTGTGACGTGTCGACAGGGAGATAGATGCCTCCAGCGAGCAAAGTGCCGAGTACGGCGGAGACCTGCTCGACGCCTCGGTCCATCACGATGGCGACGTGATCGCCCTTCACGCAACCGGCCTGCCGCAGAGCGTCGGCCACCCCGGCGGCCTTGTCCACCAGCTCTCGGTATGTAAGAGCAGTCCTACTCGTTTTTAGAGCCGTCGCGTCGGGGGTCAGCGCAGCCTGCACGAGTACGCCGTGGTGCAGGAGTCCGTCGGGCAGAGGTCCGGCAGTGTTGTTGGCCTCGACTCGTTCGCCGACCTGCCAAGACGGAAGGCCGAGCGCCTCGGTCGACTCCCAGGCGTCGTCCCCGGCGGCCAGGTCGATGAGCAGGCTCTCGAAGGTGGCGAACATGTCGTCGACCAGGCCGGGCGGGAAGACACCCTCACGC
Encoded here:
- a CDS encoding non-ribosomal peptide synthetase, which encodes MSTEEFIAELQGIGVQLWEEAGQLRFRGPKGAMTPERLEQLKARKAEVLTALQAARTTVVPAPADRFEPFPLTDVQGAYLLGRNDAFGYGGVACHVYLEVGYAELDPDRVALAWNRLIERHDMLRVVVSADGYQQVLETVDPLVIGVGEDLESVREDFGHRIYASDQWPLFGLHVTQLADRAVLHLSMDFLVADWASLWMLLAEFETLHADPSAALAPIDLTFRDYVLAERQLRESPRYQRDRAYWWDRIDSLPTAPDLPVIEQTNSSAVFKRRFLRLDADQWAALGRHAQRRDLTPSSVVLSAYAAALERWSRTSAFTLNLTVLNRLPLHPQVQEVIGDFTSVSLLEIDLAAGKTFADRAGVIGSRLYDDLDHRLCSGVEVLREMARRRGREAALMPIVFTSAIGLGGGVAGRFDGFGITQTPQVFIDCQAMDDADGLQVNWDVREGVFPPGLVDDMFATFESLLIDLAAGDDAWESTEALGLPSWQVGERVEANNTAGPLPDGLLHHGVLVQAALTPDATALKTSRTALTYRELVDKAAGVADALRQAGCVKGDHVAIVMDRGVEQVSAVLGTLLAGGIYLPVDTSQPVLRREAILRDAGVRHVLTQSWLDIADAIAVDQLPVAPLQDTPGDPDDPAYVIYTSGSTGKPKGVVLSHRAAANTIDDVNRRFGITAVDTVLGLANLGFDLSVYDIFGPLAVGGTLVIPDADRRADPSHWAELIAAHGVTVWNSVPALLQMLSTYAATEQAELSTLRLVLLSGDWIPITLPDEMIARIPGLEIIAMGGATEAAIWSNYHRYQGLRPGWKSIPYGVPLTNQGFRVLDPAGRDCPVWVPGELYISGAGLAQGYLGDDETTAYRFVTDPNGERLYRTGDLGRYLPGGEIEFLGREDNQVKLRGHRIELGEIEAALLDHPAVSAAGVVVDGNGDDRGLFAAVEPRRTTPEPLNLDRMTAIVRTAADQAIGPVDPETVGAYTEHLDQAVGAEMLAALQGLGLFNGATSHSADDVVRTQGIDPRFQWLVHRWLAVLVELGQLALEGGRYSKAKDVDAEAAWQAAEAEWAKGLGDPEFLAYLRSNTRALPGLLAGEQDPVALLFPEGRFDTADSLYRGNVAAQYLNKAVSTMMHRIAAISDRPSLRILEAGAGTGGTTQGVVDVLRGFDVDYLFTDVSPFFLPQARSRYGDLSWIRYGVFDVDAEHRAQGIAPGSFDVVLAAGVLENARDIDAALANLTDLLAPGGWLVITEPTREHPWILASQAFMMTEPGDTLRAEGPSYLDRDGWVAALRRAGADEVVCLPDDDHALAAQNLHLFAAHFKTDRARVSEQELLGHLAERLPAHMIPSHLQVVDALPLTGNGKVDRRKLQTWRPTATGIDRAAGQDEPLSELESKLAALWASALSVGQVGRTESFFDLGADSLIMARMAGRLREELPEATSIPFDTLLRQLLNAPTLAALADFLKPGQLAPLQPGKKAEDSNAVLIPFGGVSEGPLRVMFHAGLGTMECYRPLAAELVAQDRGSLIGIVINDTEVFCSHDPAVVIETAADDYARRIVAEVIAEGHQQVQLIGYCLGGMYALEVARRLAEQGIDVVDLVLASSHPVAFDIGDDLMIETVFAPNIGLSADQLGFGPVDGDAAVRGFMQAMERNGGRMPAGSLQQVGGDPELDQVAEFYRRMAACTPDERFARYAQAATEIANKPMPPEMVAGMFRVFRQSFLSARFTPPSYFGDIRYLRPTEGSGFAPGMDEITLGFWQDVCLGDFTVTDVGGNHFSCVTPPHVTRLASLIGEPLEVQK